The following are encoded together in the Xanthomonas vesicatoria ATCC 35937 genome:
- a CDS encoding cyclophilin-like fold protein, with protein MPILRSSACLRALVLGCAFLVTACSAATPPTAATPHIPERTMRITLTIGNEVVEAELVDHSATRDLLARLPMTVAFEDFHASEKISYLPTKLDLSAVGPAGPAQVGDLMYYVPWGNLAVFYRGYTPSRDLVRLGRIVSNAQALTRSASFTATIARAEPATTAPPLR; from the coding sequence ATGCCGATCCTTCGCTCCAGCGCCTGCCTGCGTGCCCTGGTACTGGGGTGCGCCTTCCTGGTCACCGCCTGCTCGGCTGCAACGCCACCGACGGCGGCCACCCCACACATACCGGAGCGCACGATGCGCATCACCCTCACCATCGGCAACGAAGTCGTCGAAGCGGAGCTGGTCGATCACTCAGCCACGCGCGACCTGCTGGCGCGGCTACCGATGACCGTGGCTTTCGAAGACTTCCATGCGAGCGAGAAGATCAGCTACCTGCCGACCAAACTCGACCTGAGCGCGGTTGGCCCGGCCGGCCCGGCGCAAGTAGGCGACCTGATGTATTACGTGCCCTGGGGCAACCTGGCGGTGTTCTATCGCGGCTACACGCCCTCGCGCGATCTGGTGCGGCTGGGGCGGATCGTGTCCAACGCGCAGGCGCTGACACGCTCGGCCAGCTTCACCGCGACCATCGCACGGGCGGAGCCTGCGACCACGGCACCGCCGCTGCGCTGA